The Streptomyces sp. NL15-2K genome contains a region encoding:
- the hypB gene encoding hydrogenase nickel incorporation protein HypB, with protein MCESVDEVTQAVLAKNDGLAASLREELAGHGVIMVNLLSSPGSGKTELLGRVLARAVERRIPVAALTADLATENDAHRLARSGAPVKQLLTDGLCHLEARQLRNHVESWLPDATALLFVENVGNLVCPAAYDLGESLRIVCMAVTEGEDKPLKYPTAFGSAHLVVLTKTDLAEPAGFDAAVFDAHVQRVNPGVEVVRSCARTGDGVDTVLERVLAARDGAPVHRPPLAPHPHGHIHEPTGEDARGASGLTAGRVS; from the coding sequence ATGTGCGAGTCCGTGGACGAGGTCACTCAGGCCGTCCTGGCGAAGAACGACGGCCTGGCCGCGAGCTTGCGCGAGGAACTGGCCGGACACGGAGTGATCATGGTCAACCTCCTGTCCAGCCCGGGCAGTGGCAAGACGGAGCTGCTCGGACGGGTGCTGGCCCGGGCGGTGGAGCGGCGCATCCCGGTGGCCGCTCTCACCGCCGACCTGGCGACCGAGAACGACGCCCACCGGCTCGCCCGATCAGGGGCACCGGTGAAGCAGCTGCTGACCGACGGGCTGTGCCATCTGGAGGCCCGGCAGCTCCGCAACCACGTGGAGAGCTGGCTGCCGGACGCCACCGCGCTGCTGTTCGTCGAGAACGTCGGCAACCTCGTCTGCCCCGCGGCCTACGACCTCGGCGAGAGCCTGCGGATCGTGTGCATGGCGGTGACGGAGGGGGAGGACAAACCGCTGAAGTACCCCACCGCCTTCGGCTCCGCCCATCTGGTGGTGCTCACCAAGACCGATCTGGCCGAGCCCGCCGGTTTCGACGCGGCCGTCTTCGACGCCCACGTGCAGCGGGTCAACCCCGGAGTGGAGGTGGTACGGTCCTGCGCCCGGACCGGCGACGGCGTCGACACCGTCCTGGAGCGGGTGCTCGCCGCGCGGGACGGAGCCCCCGTCCACCGGCCTCCCCTGGCGCCCCACCCGCACGGCCACATCCATGAGCCCACGGGAGAGGACGCCCGAGGCGCATCCGGCCTCACGGCCGGCCGCGTCTCGTGA
- a CDS encoding hydrogenase maturation protease, protein MTRTGTRLLVAGVGNIFLADDAFGPEVIRALARCPLPPEVRVRDFGIRGMDLAYELLGGYDTAVLVDAAARGHRPGALSLIEPDLPDRTTGAAPPEAHGMDPAKVLALAAHLGDEPLPRVLVLACEPEVRPRGDEDIAPGISAPVRDAVERAVAALHTMVPVLLADPAATPPLSRPDESADPPPAGLPLPVGDGTEDR, encoded by the coding sequence GTGACGCGGACCGGTACGCGTCTGCTGGTGGCGGGCGTCGGCAACATCTTCCTCGCCGACGACGCCTTCGGCCCTGAGGTGATCCGCGCCCTGGCCCGGTGCCCGCTGCCGCCCGAGGTGCGGGTACGGGACTTCGGCATCCGCGGTATGGATCTCGCGTACGAACTTCTCGGCGGCTACGACACGGCCGTCCTGGTCGACGCGGCCGCGCGGGGTCACCGGCCCGGCGCCCTGTCGCTGATCGAGCCGGACCTGCCCGACCGCACCACGGGTGCCGCCCCACCCGAGGCGCACGGCATGGACCCGGCGAAGGTCCTGGCCCTGGCCGCTCACCTCGGCGACGAGCCGCTCCCGCGTGTCCTCGTACTCGCCTGCGAGCCCGAGGTGCGGCCACGCGGCGACGAGGACATCGCCCCGGGCATCAGCGCACCGGTGCGCGATGCGGTCGAGCGAGCCGTCGCGGCCCTGCACACCATGGTCCCCGTGCTGCTCGCCGACCCCGCGGCCACGCCCCCGTTGAGCCGCCCGGACGAATCCGCCGACCCGCCCCCGGCCGGGCTCCCACTTCCCGTCGGCGACGGCACCGAGGATCGGTAG
- a CDS encoding hydrogenase maturation protein, with the protein MDILLVASAFNSLSQRVFAELSDQGHRVDVVLASHGAEAVRAAVREVRPELIIAPMLKTALPEDVWREHTCLIVHPGPPGDRGPSSLDWAIAEEASHWGATVLQAEAAMDAGDVWAAEAFPVPPVGKSDLYRNEVSDAAAAAVLVAVQRYADGSCKPLPQSDPAIRVVWRDFFRQERRRIDWENDSTETVLRKLRGADSQPGVVDELLGREVFLHGGAPEDRLRGRPGDLLATRSGAVCRATRDGAVWIVELRPRKSSGDPAPFRRPAASVLASFPAPPGATTGAEGGHTPRSGDRPVWLPEATAPLELPPGRNTWTDIRYRRHGDIGFLAFSFPGGAMSTDHCRRLLAAYRYALTRPTAVLVLGGCRDFFSNGIHLNVIEASTDPAGESWTNLNAMDDLVEAVLRTTDRLVVAALGGNAAAGGVMLALAADQVWCRTGTVLNPHYRRMGLYGSEYWTYTLPRRVGSETAQRLTTEALPVSAATAARIGLVDRLVPAPAREFAAEVERMAAALAADPDLGRRIAAKAAARRTDEARRPLAEYRRAELARMRAIFFDPHAPYHALRSAFVRKLPHGSARPLSTAGEQIAGGVR; encoded by the coding sequence ATGGACATCTTGCTCGTCGCCAGCGCGTTCAACAGCCTGTCCCAGCGTGTGTTCGCGGAACTGTCGGACCAAGGGCACCGGGTGGACGTCGTACTCGCCTCGCACGGCGCCGAAGCTGTCCGGGCCGCCGTACGCGAAGTGCGCCCGGAACTGATCATCGCTCCGATGCTGAAGACGGCGCTGCCGGAGGACGTGTGGCGGGAGCACACCTGCCTCATCGTTCACCCGGGACCACCCGGCGACCGCGGCCCGTCCTCCTTGGACTGGGCGATCGCCGAGGAGGCATCCCACTGGGGAGCGACGGTGCTCCAGGCCGAGGCAGCTATGGACGCCGGCGACGTGTGGGCCGCCGAGGCCTTCCCGGTGCCACCGGTCGGCAAGAGCGACCTCTACCGCAACGAGGTCTCCGACGCCGCCGCGGCCGCCGTCCTGGTGGCCGTACAGCGTTACGCCGACGGATCGTGCAAACCGCTACCGCAGAGCGATCCCGCGATCCGCGTGGTGTGGCGCGACTTCTTCCGCCAGGAGCGGCGAAGGATCGACTGGGAGAACGACAGCACCGAGACGGTGCTGCGCAAGCTCCGGGGGGCTGACTCGCAGCCGGGGGTCGTGGACGAACTACTCGGCCGGGAGGTGTTCCTGCACGGCGGCGCTCCCGAGGATCGACTGCGCGGACGCCCCGGGGACCTGCTGGCGACGCGGTCCGGGGCGGTCTGCCGGGCCACCCGGGACGGCGCGGTGTGGATTGTGGAACTGCGCCCCCGCAAGAGCTCCGGCGACCCGGCGCCGTTCCGCCGCCCGGCGGCCTCCGTGCTCGCCTCCTTCCCGGCTCCGCCCGGCGCCACGACGGGGGCGGAGGGCGGGCATACCCCGCGGTCCGGCGACCGTCCGGTGTGGCTGCCGGAGGCCACTGCCCCTCTCGAACTGCCCCCGGGCCGGAACACCTGGACCGACATCCGGTACCGCCGGCACGGCGACATCGGGTTCCTGGCCTTCTCCTTCCCCGGCGGCGCGATGAGCACCGACCACTGCCGCAGGCTGCTCGCCGCCTACCGGTACGCGCTCACCCGCCCCACCGCTGTGCTGGTGCTGGGCGGATGCCGCGACTTCTTCTCGAACGGCATCCACCTGAACGTCATCGAGGCGTCCACCGACCCCGCGGGCGAGTCCTGGACCAACCTCAACGCCATGGACGACCTGGTCGAGGCGGTGCTGCGCACCACCGACCGCCTGGTGGTCGCGGCGCTCGGCGGCAACGCGGCGGCCGGCGGCGTCATGCTCGCCCTGGCCGCCGACCAGGTCTGGTGCCGCACGGGCACCGTCCTCAACCCGCACTACCGGCGCATGGGCCTGTACGGGTCGGAGTACTGGACGTACACGCTGCCGCGCCGCGTCGGATCCGAGACGGCGCAGCGGCTGACGACCGAGGCGTTGCCGGTGAGCGCCGCGACCGCCGCGCGGATCGGACTGGTGGACCGTCTCGTGCCGGCCCCGGCGCGGGAGTTCGCCGCAGAGGTCGAGCGCATGGCGGCAGCGCTCGCCGCCGACCCGGACCTCGGGCGACGGATCGCCGCGAAGGCCGCGGCACGTCGGACGGACGAGGCGCGGCGACCGCTTGCCGAGTACCGGCGGGCCGAACTCGCCCGCATGCGCGCCATCTTCTTCGATCCGCACGCCCCGTACCACGCCCTGCGTTCGGCCTTCGTCCGGAAGCTGCCGCATGGCTCCGCCCGGCCCCTGTCAACGGCCGGCGAGCAGATCGCCGGGGGCGTCCGGTGA